The following are encoded in a window of Gossypium raimondii isolate GPD5lz chromosome 13, ASM2569854v1, whole genome shotgun sequence genomic DNA:
- the LOC105784263 gene encoding cytochrome P450 71D10 has product MEFRIPLFQIIISFLLVLFMAAIKSVRKSKARNLTQKLIPGPRKLPLIGNFHQLAGPGLLHRTLRDLATKHGPIMHLQLGQVSTVVVSSAEMAKEIMKTHDIVFANRPFLVVSMITTYECTDIAFSPYGNYWRHLRKICTEELLSAARVNSFQSIREEEVLNLIETIKSNEGLAVNLSEKVFSMSYGITARAAFGKKCKNQDAFVSVISEESKVNSGFLVSEFFPSLKFLDVVSGLKHRVEKIHGEADRILGNIVNDHKESIAKGKREDLVDVLLRLQENGEVPLTDNNIKAIIFDIFGGGSETSASVVEWAMSEMIKNPRVMTKAQAEVRQVFQGKGNVDETGIHQLKYLKCVIKETLRLHPVFPLLLPRECSQNCEINGFEIPSKTRVIINAWAIGRDPNHWVEPEKFEPERFINSSVDFVGTNFEFIPFGAGRRICPGILFAVPNVELPLAQLLFHFDWKLPKQEDIDMTEEFGLSVRRKTELMLIPTPYRASITVS; this is encoded by the exons ATGGAGTTCAGAATACCCTTATTCCAGATTATCATCAGCTTCCTCCTTGTTTTGTTTATGGCAGCAATCAAAAGTGTAAGGAAATCTAAAGCTAggaatttaactcaaaagttGATTCCAGGGCCACGGAAATTACCTTTGATAGGAAATTTTCACCAGCTTGCTGGTCCTGGTCTACTTCATCGCACCCTACGGGACTTGGCTACGAAACATGGCCCCATTATGCACCTGCAACTTGGTCAAGTTTCCACTGTGGTCGTTTCTTCTGCCGAAATGGCTAAAGAGATTATGAAAACACATGATATCGTTTTTGCTAATAGGCCTTTTCTTGTTGTGTCCATGATTACAACTTATGAGTGCACTGATATCGCCTTTTCACCATACGGAAACTATTGGAGACATCTGCGGAAAATTTGCACCGAGGAGCTTCTGAGTGCGGCTCGGGTCAATTCATTCCAATCGATAAGAGAAGAGGAAGTGCTGAATCTCATAGAAACCATAAAATCAAATGAAGGGTTGGCTGTGAATCTGAGTGAGAAAGTGTTCTCGATGAGTTACGGCATAACAGCAAGGGCAGCCTTTGGCAAGAAATGCAAAAATCAAGATGCTTTCGTATCTGTTATTTCAGAAGAATCCAAGGTGAATTCGGGGTTCCTTGTTTCCGAATTTTTTCCTTCACTTAAATTCCTGGATGTTGTTTCGGGTCTAAAGCATAGAGTTGAAAAGATTCATGGAGAAGCTGATAGGATACTTGGGAACATTGTTAATGATCACAAAGAAAGTATAGCAAAGGGCAAACGGGAAGATCTGGTTGATGTTCTTTTAAGGCTTCAGGAGAATGGTGAAGTTCCCTTAACTGACAACAACATCAAAGCTATCATCTTT GACATTTTTGGTGGTGGAAGTGAGACATCAGCATCGGTTGTAGAATGGGCAATGTCAGAAATGATTAAAAACCCTAGAGTTATGACAAAAGCACAAGCAGAGGTAAGGCAGGTATTCCAAGGCAAAGGAAATGTAGATGAAACAGGCATTCATCAACTTAAATATCTAAAGTGTGTTATAAAAGAAACCTTGAGACTGCACCCTGTTTTCCCTTTATTGCTTCCAAGAGAATGTAGCCAAAACTGCGAGATTAATGGATTTGAGATACCTTCAAAGACCAGGGTCATTATCAATGCATGGGCAATTGGGAGAGATCCAAACCATTGGGTTGAGCCTGAAAAGTTTGAGCCTGAAAGATTTATCAACAGTTCAGTAGATTTCGTGGGAACAAATTTTGAGTTCATTCCATTTGGTGCTGGAAGAAGGATATGTCCAGGCATATTATTTGCAGTGCCAAATGTAGAGCTACCACTTGCCCAACTGTTGTTCCATTTTGATTGGAAGTTGCCGAAGCAAGAAGATATAGATATGACTGAGGAGTTTGGCTTGTCTGTGAGGAGGAAAACTGAACTTATGTTAATTCCTACTCCATATCGTGCTTCCATTACTGTTTCTTAG